In a single window of the Pseudogemmatithrix spongiicola genome:
- a CDS encoding DUF1028 domain-containing protein, translating into MPFPRLSRILAASLALASASPAIAHATWSVIALDRSTGRMVISSATCVAQANLLRFPSKGLMDVQAIIAPGFGIAAAQAGVDRTRANQTLIHTELKKGTHPAEILQQLMADSAIQVRQFGILDLQGRFAGFSGARNGAASLAVQGQVPGTEVFYAIQGNILASNEVVQAAVRAFEAATGALEDRVMAAMEAADAAGGDRRCTCATPPVPETVRACTSRSAHVAYLAIADRSSTDGVGVNDGNYVRVIDVTDANITRDEDANPVKTLRMRFDAWRRSR; encoded by the coding sequence GTGCCATTTCCCCGCCTCAGCCGCATCCTCGCCGCATCGCTCGCGCTCGCCAGTGCTTCGCCGGCGATCGCCCACGCGACCTGGTCCGTCATCGCCCTCGACCGGAGCACGGGTCGCATGGTCATCTCCTCGGCGACCTGCGTCGCGCAGGCCAACCTGCTGCGCTTCCCGTCGAAGGGCCTGATGGATGTGCAGGCGATCATCGCACCGGGCTTTGGCATCGCGGCGGCGCAAGCGGGCGTGGACCGGACGCGCGCGAACCAGACGCTGATCCACACGGAGCTGAAGAAGGGCACGCATCCCGCGGAGATCCTGCAGCAGCTGATGGCCGACTCCGCGATCCAGGTGCGGCAGTTCGGCATCCTCGACCTCCAAGGGCGCTTCGCCGGGTTCTCGGGCGCGCGGAACGGTGCGGCGTCGCTGGCGGTGCAGGGGCAGGTACCGGGCACCGAGGTGTTCTACGCCATCCAAGGCAACATCTTGGCCTCGAATGAGGTGGTGCAGGCCGCGGTGCGCGCCTTCGAGGCCGCCACGGGCGCGCTGGAGGACCGCGTGATGGCGGCCATGGAAGCCGCGGACGCGGCCGGCGGTGACCGGCGCTGCACCTGCGCCACGCCGCCGGTGCCGGAGACGGTCCGCGCCTGCACGTCGCGCAGCGCGCACGTGGCGTACCTCGCGATCGCCGACCGCAGCTCCACGGATGGTGTCGGCGTGAACGATGGGAACTACGTGCGCGTGATCGACGTGACGGATGCGAACATCACCCGCGACGAAGACGCGAACCCGGTCAAGACCTTGCGGATGCGCTTCGACGCATGGCGACGGTCACGATGA
- a CDS encoding rolling circle replication-associated protein: MGAAHTNTYPLLGEERLTDELGAWLGGHRWNHFVTLTYHYSARGDRQFYRWIRRLEQLAGRSVQFAMFSELTTAGFLHHHALVFGTGGLPANILRESWTSGRSDVQVYDPERGASHYICKRYGKDELAFPNLSAQMPPTA; encoded by the coding sequence ATGGGCGCGGCACACACGAACACATACCCCCTGCTTGGGGAAGAGCGACTTACTGACGAGCTGGGGGCGTGGCTGGGCGGACACCGCTGGAACCACTTCGTCACGTTGACCTACCACTACTCGGCTCGCGGCGATCGTCAGTTCTATCGGTGGATTCGTCGCCTAGAGCAGTTGGCAGGGCGGTCAGTGCAGTTCGCCATGTTCTCGGAGCTGACGACTGCCGGCTTCCTGCATCATCATGCTTTGGTGTTCGGGACTGGAGGGCTGCCAGCAAACATCCTGCGGGAAAGCTGGACGTCGGGACGTTCAGATGTTCAGGTCTATGACCCAGAGCGCGGGGCTTCGCACTACATCTGTAAGAGGTACGGTAAGGATGAGCTTGCATTTCCGAACTTGAGCGCGCAGATGCCGCCAACGGCTTGA
- a CDS encoding DUF3592 domain-containing protein, translating into MQQKERWLVGGIFGGIGLIFVAVGWALVLQQSRLLARAVEVQGEVLEAYVETATSVRGPDSHVARVRYQYVARDTLWTNDRVLPHEMRTSSRKQMRQLASRFPVGSAIPVWVDPEDAERAFLLKELLWLPYVIALAPLLFVLIGAAVALPAWGTAASAVALLGPLWWHHAQLPEPVPLWMQACYAALLAVALIVTVAMRRSASARS; encoded by the coding sequence ATGCAACAGAAAGAACGTTGGCTCGTCGGCGGAATCTTCGGCGGCATTGGCCTCATCTTCGTCGCCGTCGGCTGGGCGCTCGTGCTGCAGCAATCGCGCCTGCTCGCGCGCGCCGTCGAGGTCCAAGGCGAGGTGCTCGAGGCGTACGTCGAGACCGCGACCAGCGTGCGTGGGCCGGACTCGCATGTGGCGCGTGTGCGCTACCAGTACGTCGCGCGCGATACGCTCTGGACCAACGACCGCGTGCTGCCGCACGAGATGCGCACGTCGAGCCGCAAGCAGATGCGGCAGCTGGCATCGCGGTTCCCGGTCGGGTCGGCGATTCCCGTGTGGGTGGACCCGGAAGACGCCGAGCGCGCGTTCCTGCTGAAGGAGCTGTTGTGGTTGCCGTACGTGATTGCGCTGGCGCCGCTGCTGTTCGTGCTCATCGGAGCGGCCGTGGCGCTGCCCGCATGGGGAACGGCGGCGAGCGCCGTCGCGCTGCTGGGGCCGTTGTGGTGGCATCACGCGCAACTGCCTGAGCCGGTACCGCTGTGGATGCAGGCCTGCTACGCGGCGCTGCTCGCCGTCGCACTCATCGTGACCGTCGCCATGCGTCGAAGCGCATCCGCAAGGTCTTGA
- a CDS encoding isoaspartyl peptidase/L-asparaginase encodes MVSRRDFVRSTAVGLAAAPALPNILIRRAARPVVIADYSGYAFKNGGSENAVERAFRGITQGEDVLDALIAGVNIPELDPTENGIGYGALPNAYGVVQLDASCMHGPKRRAGAVASIEGVRTPSLVAKAVMELTDHHLLVGRDARDFARDVGFTVEDDLNTPDSRRLWMEWRRRVDPEHWLDPNGAGRRRRDENRPAHERDPELLAGLSMVRDGLIREGSFWGTINCSGITPAGDLAGVTTTSGLAWKIPGRVGDSAILGAGMYVDNDVGAAGSTGRGEANLYNLSSYLIIEELRRGRAPKDAGMEALRRIQKNTVERRLLNARGLPNFNVRFFILDKQGRWAGVSLYRAGETKYALCTEQGSSAPDLEPLLPGAPED; translated from the coding sequence ATGGTCTCTCGCCGCGATTTCGTCCGCAGCACCGCCGTCGGCCTCGCCGCCGCGCCGGCGCTCCCCAACATCCTGATTCGACGGGCGGCCAGGCCCGTCGTCATCGCCGACTACTCGGGCTACGCCTTCAAGAACGGTGGCAGCGAGAACGCCGTCGAGCGCGCCTTCCGCGGCATCACGCAGGGCGAGGACGTGCTCGACGCGTTGATTGCCGGCGTGAACATCCCGGAGCTCGACCCCACCGAGAACGGCATCGGCTACGGCGCACTGCCCAATGCCTATGGGGTGGTGCAGCTCGACGCCTCGTGCATGCACGGGCCCAAGCGCCGCGCCGGCGCGGTGGCGAGCATTGAGGGTGTGCGCACGCCCTCGCTCGTGGCCAAGGCGGTGATGGAGCTGACGGACCACCATCTGCTCGTGGGACGCGATGCGCGGGACTTCGCCCGCGACGTCGGCTTCACGGTCGAGGACGATCTCAACACGCCGGACAGCCGTCGGCTCTGGATGGAATGGCGGCGTCGCGTCGATCCCGAGCATTGGCTGGATCCGAACGGCGCGGGGCGGCGTCGCCGCGACGAGAACCGTCCCGCGCATGAGCGTGATCCCGAGCTGCTCGCCGGCCTCTCGATGGTCCGCGACGGCCTCATCCGCGAAGGCTCGTTCTGGGGCACCATCAACTGCAGCGGCATCACGCCCGCCGGCGACCTCGCGGGCGTGACGACGACCAGCGGCCTGGCCTGGAAGATTCCCGGCCGCGTCGGCGACTCGGCGATCCTCGGCGCTGGCATGTACGTGGACAACGACGTGGGCGCCGCCGGCTCCACCGGACGCGGCGAGGCGAACCTCTACAACCTCTCGTCGTACCTCATCATCGAGGAGCTGCGCCGCGGGCGCGCACCCAAGGACGCGGGGATGGAGGCGTTGCGCCGCATCCAGAAGAACACCGTGGAGCGGCGCCTCCTGAACGCGCGCGGGCTGCCGAACTTCAACGTGCGCTTCTTCATCCTCGACAAGCAGGGCCGCTGGGCGGGCGTCTCGCTGTACCGTGCCGGCGAGACGAAGTACGCGCTCTGTACGGAGCAGGGGTCGTCGGCCCCGGATCTCGAGCCGCTGCTGCCGGGCGCGCCCGAGGACTGA
- a CDS encoding ArdC family protein, whose protein sequence is MPRKTEGPRYLEVTDRIVEALKNGVVPWERPWASAAPRNAESGRRYRGINRLLLELTALERGYECSGWLTYSAAKRLGGHVRRGESGTMVIFYERRPKRPSEEPSWDQEVDQEFVYLARHHWVFSLHQVEGLDGLREHFGRMSFVADPDGRAEQIIQRCGATIIHAGDRAAYAPEEDCIYLPPRAQFVSAPGYYATAFHEAAHWTGHPTRLHRNFEGRFGDPAYAAEELIAELASAFLCTDAGLETVSQSASYIESWLRLLDGDCRAVFTAAKEAQLAADFVLGEWEPEVRPATELGVEEASKRTELVCLG, encoded by the coding sequence ATGCCCAGGAAGACGGAAGGACCCCGCTATCTCGAGGTGACCGACCGAATCGTCGAGGCTCTCAAGAACGGCGTGGTGCCGTGGGAGCGCCCGTGGGCGTCGGCGGCACCCCGAAACGCCGAGAGCGGCAGACGCTACCGCGGTATCAATCGGCTCCTGCTGGAGCTCACCGCGTTGGAGCGCGGCTACGAGTGCTCGGGCTGGCTGACCTACAGTGCGGCCAAGCGCCTCGGCGGCCACGTTCGGCGTGGCGAGTCGGGAACGATGGTGATTTTCTACGAGCGTCGCCCAAAACGGCCCTCCGAGGAGCCAAGCTGGGACCAGGAAGTTGATCAGGAGTTTGTGTACCTAGCCCGGCACCACTGGGTCTTCTCCCTGCACCAAGTCGAAGGCTTGGACGGCCTCAGGGAGCACTTCGGCCGGATGTCATTCGTGGCTGATCCTGATGGGCGCGCTGAGCAGATCATCCAACGGTGCGGGGCGACCATCATCCACGCCGGTGACCGCGCGGCCTACGCCCCTGAGGAGGACTGCATCTACCTTCCCCCGCGAGCCCAGTTTGTCAGCGCCCCGGGCTACTACGCGACGGCCTTCCATGAAGCTGCGCACTGGACCGGCCACCCCACCCGGCTCCACCGGAACTTCGAGGGACGGTTTGGCGACCCGGCGTACGCCGCTGAGGAGCTGATCGCGGAGCTGGCGTCCGCGTTCCTCTGCACCGACGCTGGGCTGGAGACCGTGAGCCAGTCGGCCAGCTACATCGAGAGCTGGCTTCGCCTGTTGGATGGCGACTGCCGGGCGGTGTTCACGGCTGCGAAGGAGGCGCAGCTCGCTGCGGACTTCGTACTCGGGGAGTGGGAGCCGGAGGTCAGGCCTGCCACCGAACTGGGAGTCGAGGAGGCGTCCAAGCGGACCGAGCTGGTTTGCCTCGGATGA
- a CDS encoding ATP-dependent nuclease yields the protein MADKQPKKSAKKKPSKTEKDDTRGPDASGDPAAVPRPRLSRLTVQNFRAIGAQPVSIELDNIVVLVGPNNTGKSSILKAYQLVMNDGSGEVSLSADDFPNGIPDPNNPPTIELTTIVYGDLPGKEWIHTTADGEMVVRERWQWKQVGKPERVGFNVHRGRWAEPSDDEKGPWGVASVANSRRPEPHHIDAFASPDKQATAISKLLSEVLTQRMAEHKSKGSDPESAFGKLLKSVSELQETVLAEVQSEVVKLEDSLSESLNELFPKHRVKFDTNTGKDLSEYVSLFKSAPSIRMGPTGGFQSPLEQQGSGARRTLLWTAIKLVAEANRAKKGRNQRPFVLLLDEPEICLHPGAVREASRLLYELPEKASNWQVMLTTHSPCFIDFSRDHTSVVRVERAETGAVTGTTIFRPKLAKFDATDKEALKLLNLCDPYVAEFFFGGRVVLVEGDTEYAAFRFVIAQNPDTFRNIHIVKARGKATIVALSKILNQFGAPYAILHDSDMPTVTTKTGTRRNSAWTDNLSILAEIQKAPAETRLLASIENFEVGFLGIPSGRSEKPYNALEHLRSDADALAAVTELLWALVDFQRSVPAGAVEWSAENDLLDAIKNRT from the coding sequence GTGGCGGACAAGCAGCCGAAGAAGAGTGCAAAGAAGAAGCCGTCGAAGACGGAGAAAGACGATACGCGGGGACCAGATGCCAGCGGCGATCCGGCGGCAGTGCCCAGACCACGCCTCTCAAGGCTCACCGTTCAAAACTTTCGCGCGATTGGAGCTCAGCCGGTCTCGATCGAACTCGACAACATCGTCGTCTTGGTCGGACCCAACAATACCGGCAAGAGCTCTATCCTCAAGGCCTACCAGCTCGTGATGAACGATGGTTCAGGAGAGGTGTCGCTCTCCGCCGATGACTTCCCCAACGGAATCCCGGACCCGAACAACCCACCGACGATCGAGCTCACGACCATCGTCTATGGAGACTTGCCTGGCAAGGAATGGATTCACACGACTGCCGACGGCGAAATGGTGGTCCGCGAGCGCTGGCAGTGGAAGCAGGTGGGTAAGCCAGAGCGGGTTGGCTTTAACGTGCACAGAGGCCGATGGGCGGAACCCTCTGATGATGAGAAGGGGCCTTGGGGAGTTGCCAGCGTCGCGAATTCCCGACGACCCGAACCTCATCACATTGATGCGTTCGCTTCGCCCGACAAGCAGGCGACGGCGATTTCGAAGCTTCTCAGCGAGGTGCTCACACAGAGAATGGCGGAGCACAAGTCGAAAGGCAGCGACCCCGAGTCAGCCTTTGGGAAACTTCTCAAGTCGGTCTCTGAGCTCCAGGAAACCGTTTTAGCTGAAGTTCAGAGCGAAGTTGTCAAGCTCGAAGACTCCCTCAGCGAATCGCTGAACGAGCTGTTCCCCAAACATCGTGTCAAGTTTGACACGAACACCGGGAAGGACCTTAGCGAGTATGTCTCGCTATTCAAATCAGCGCCCAGTATTCGAATGGGGCCCACCGGTGGATTTCAGTCCCCGCTGGAACAACAAGGTAGTGGAGCGCGCCGCACGCTGCTCTGGACTGCAATCAAGCTGGTCGCTGAAGCCAATCGGGCAAAAAAAGGGCGCAATCAGCGACCATTCGTGCTCTTGTTGGATGAACCCGAGATCTGTCTGCATCCCGGGGCGGTCAGGGAGGCGAGCCGACTGCTCTATGAACTTCCAGAGAAGGCATCGAACTGGCAGGTAATGCTCACGACGCATTCACCATGCTTCATCGACTTCTCACGCGACCACACCTCCGTCGTACGCGTCGAGCGTGCGGAGACGGGGGCGGTCACAGGCACCACGATCTTCCGGCCGAAGCTCGCAAAGTTTGACGCGACAGACAAAGAGGCCTTGAAACTACTCAATCTCTGCGATCCATACGTAGCAGAGTTCTTCTTCGGCGGTCGAGTTGTGCTTGTCGAAGGAGATACCGAGTACGCGGCGTTCCGATTCGTTATCGCGCAGAACCCTGACACGTTCCGCAACATCCACATCGTGAAGGCGCGAGGAAAGGCAACCATCGTAGCCCTTTCCAAGATCCTGAATCAGTTCGGTGCACCCTACGCGATCCTTCATGATTCGGACATGCCGACCGTCACAACCAAGACTGGCACGCGCAGGAACTCGGCTTGGACAGACAACCTGAGTATTCTGGCCGAGATCCAGAAGGCACCCGCTGAAACAAGATTGCTTGCCTCAATCGAGAACTTTGAAGTTGGGTTTCTCGGCATCCCGAGCGGCAGATCTGAAAAGCCGTACAACGCTCTCGAGCACTTGCGCTCCGACGCTGACGCCCTGGCTGCGGTCACTGAACTCCTTTGGGCACTGGTTGATTTTCAACGATCGGTGCCAGCAGGTGCGGTTGAGTGGAGCGCCGAGAACGATTTGCTGGATGCCATCAAGAATAGAACTTGA